One Panthera leo isolate Ple1 chromosome B1, P.leo_Ple1_pat1.1, whole genome shotgun sequence DNA window includes the following coding sequences:
- the LOC122218349 gene encoding uncharacterized protein LOC122218349, with protein sequence MSWSPPENQDGGVSSREPEFLNGYPWVAGSQLPVSGEDALLKSDHPHPDAGGLPARWVVRPAPSRRGPALECEPPALRCGHAQYWALDGRRRLSILGLGGRRRRERASGPRQSAGAREADLIGAKAGAAARRNGRRTPEGVGEQAWLLLGGGASASSPAPPPRTQKVAACLWDSCSLTPTPENPETTLWGFPIVGCMFAGTEGGRFSSPGSGSDPERLRGLWSHLGEGTTCGCPICDVFLAPFLVRSLCDLGEKVQ encoded by the exons ATGAGCTGGTCTCCCCCAGAGAACCAAGATggag GTGTTAGTAGCCGGGAGCCGGAGTTTTTAAATGGCTACCCGTGGGTTGCGGGGAGTCAGTTGCCAGTGTCCGGCGAGGATGCACTTCTGAAGtctgaccacccccaccccgacgCGGGGGGCCTTCCAGCAAGATGGGTGGTTCGGCCGGCGCCGTCGCGCCGGGGGCCGGCTCTCGAGTGTGAGCCCCCTGCGCTGCGCTGTGGCCACGCGCAGTACTGGGCTCTGGACGGCAGGCGGCGCCTCTCGA TACTGGGTCTGGGCGGCAGGCGGCGCCGGGAGCGAGCCAGCGGGCCTCGACAATCTGCAG GAGCCCGGGAAGCAGACTTGATTGGTGCCAAGGCGGGAGCGGCAGCGCGAAGAAATGGGCGTCGCACACCGGAAGGGGTCGGAGAGCAGGCTTGGCTGCTTCTCGGAGGGGGAGCCTCGGCTAGCAGCCCCGCGCCTCCGCCACGCACCCAGAAGGTCGCCGCCTGCCTTTGGGATTCctgctccctcacccccaccccagagaatCCAGAGACAACCCTGTGGGGTTTTCCGATCGTGGGGTGTATGTTTgcagggacggagggagggaggttcTCCTCCCCAGGGAGTGGTTCGGATCCGGAGAGACTTAGAGGACTTTGGTCCCACCTTGGAGAGGGCACTACTTGCGGGTGTCCTATCTGCGATGTCTTCCTTGCTCCTTTCCTTGTTcgctcgctgtgtgaccttggagaaaaAGTCcagtaa